The following proteins are co-located in the Pectinophora gossypiella chromosome 23, ilPecGoss1.1, whole genome shotgun sequence genome:
- the LOC126377432 gene encoding transcription initiation factor TFIID subunit 3-like: MSEQYAREILRRNVAQICQTIGWDGINSTPYDVMAHILEKYIRTLGTQASRYAEQFNRTEPNLHDLGLVFRDLHVQLPELVEYTRSVPPVPSPVHIENFPKPKESYLNFLNPGSHEVVTRPTHVHEHLPPMYPEKERDTPAVAGTVEIRENGIDNVDTNNATSTSASTSTSPEISVTESPEKPIDLFKRPTDPVSLPNSKRQRLRLYEEERTREISSVMMTMSGFLLPAREGKLPEAQPPTIITEKNSEQHKTNSHHSNPAKAPVLEKSDKKFKNNKLLNGKIMKSKRKDNSHKGESSKSKDSSKSSKHPPEYLAKSKDHTANPLLPNVSPTPSNTAMPPPPASTVTEPARPVIKQGPLDPPLQVAKNLVPGEEAIPVPRKIPVSKSSLVSNPSPVNKFSPSSLILETENKQEITDEEEKLASQPDRSKINIFKRISNKSKEEKSSPEVVSEKVQSDSMISKVQNSTPDMSSETKTNENVRIKPEETVVNNNDTSAVDLSKEMNLRAHEVISIDDDSMDTYSHLQAKPEIVDHPSISVNKSLQLPYSKDVASVSPKIKKEKKHKDKKDKAAKLEAKLLKKQQQQLAYEMAQAEKPSPKPTKTSRPKNESKVPQMPPGFPFFPEMPSGRNLMPGPGLIPNPDLIPGSEFLAGLVNNPALRGLPSSSLLSNPFSLAAGGPGLIPGSSFLPGNLGAGIPNPNILQKHKSKSHKDHKSSTTIELNPPKLEPVRQEQPREPPIPIRSPTPEPVEPQLKPILASEPIDMPAPAQVPQEKVHEHPEKKKDKSHKKDKKDKDGITVKKKKVKKDKNKDKSEKKRVKEDKIEMKEIKEKKKKIKSGDVLVPKLILKLGSSNSNSPMPPSSPDVFKLNIKPVVKKEEEESSPMKDEPLSREHTRSPELAQISALVTRPPKRKHLKQNHITETETQSFSPPTESSPPRKNRRPSSHSKYKRILIKPLSKKEHFEDDMASMSDEPAASQPIPTTDKPIGPLPTPYYMDEHGNKIWVCPACGRPDNGSPMIGCDGCDGWYHFVCVGITEEPGASEDWFCKSCLAKHTAMVLTGVTTSGKKRGRKPKREKVRD; the protein is encoded by the coding sequence ATGTCAGAGCAGTACGCCCGTGAGATACTGCGAAGGAATGTTGCGCAAATATGCCAAACCATAGGATGGGATGGAATCAACTCTACACCATATGACGTTATGGCGCACATACTGGAGAAGTACATCCGGACACTTGGGACACAAGCTAGCAGATATGCCGAACAATTTAACAGGACTGAGCCAAATCTACATGACTTAGGATTAGTGTTTCGTGATTTACATGTGCAGTTACCTGAACTAGTGGAATATACACGCAGTGTTCCGCCTGTGCCATCGCCAGTCCATATTGAAAATTTCCCAAAACcaaaagaatcttatcttaacTTCTTGAATCCTGGCAGCCATGAAGTTGTTACAAGGCCCACGCATGTGCACGAACATCTGCCTCCAATGTAtcctgaaaaagaaagagataCACCTGCAGTTGCAGGTACAGTTGAAATTCGCGAGAATGGCATTGATAATGTTGATACTAATAATGCAACATCTACATCAGCATCGACATCAACAAGTCCAGAAATATCTGTAACTGAAAGCCCTGAGAAACCGATAGATTTGTTCAAACGACCAACTGATCCTGTTTCACTACCAAACAGCAAAAGGCAGAGGTTACGATTATACGAGGAAGAAAGGACGAGAGAAATCAGCAGTGTCATGATGACTATGTCTGGTTTTCTGTTACCTGCTCGAGAAGGCAAATTGCCAGAAGCTCAACCTCCAACTATAATAACAGAAAAAAATTCTGAACAACATAAAACCAATTCACATCATTCTAATCCTGCTAAAGCACCAGTTTTAGAGAAAAGTgataagaaatttaaaaataataagttattgAATGGCAAGATTATGAAAAGTAAAAGGAAAGATAACAGCCACAAAGGCGAAAGTAGTAAATCTAAAGATAGTAGCAAATCTAGCAAACATCCTCCTGAATATCTGGCAAAATCTAAGGATCACACAGCTAACCCATTGTTACCAAATGTGTCCCCAACACCTTCAAATACAGCAATGCCCCCTCCACCAGCTTCTACAGTAACAGAACCTGCTAGACCAGTCATTAAACAGGGACCTCTTGATCCACCACTGCAAGTTGCAAAAAACTTGGTTCCTGGTGAAGAAGCTATTCCTGTACCAAGGAAAATACCAGTCTCAAAATCTTCATTGGTTTCTAATCCTTCGCCAGTGAATAAATTTTCACCAAGTTCTCTGATATTagaaacagaaaataaacaagaaataacTGATGAAGAAGAAAAATTGGCTTCTCAGCCTgatagatcaaagataaatatatTCAAACGGATATCGAACAAATCCAAAGAAGAGAAAAGTTCTCCAGAGGTTGTCTCAGAAAAGGTACAGTCTGATTCTATGATCTCAAAGGTACAGAACTCGACACCAGATATGTCGAGTGAAactaaaacaaatgaaaatgtTAGAATAAAACCAGAAGAGACAGttgttaataataatgatactAGTGCTGTAGATTTGTCCAAGGAAATGAATTTGAGAGCTCATGAGGTTATCAGCATTGATGACGACTCCATGGATACCTATTCTCACCTACAAGCTAAACCAGAGATTGTAGACCATCCAAGTATATCAGTTAATAAATCATTGCAATTACCATATTCCAAAGATGTTGCTAGTGTCAgtccaaaaattaaaaaagaaaagaaacataaagataaaaaagataaagcTGCAAAATTGGAGGCAAAATTGCTCAAAAAACAACAACAGCAACTTGCTTATGAAATGGCACAAGCTGAAAAACCAAGTCCAAAACCAACAAAAACAAGTAGGCCAAAGAATGAATCTAAGGTGCCCCAAATGCCACCTGGATTCCCATTTTTCCCTGAAATGCCTTCAGGCAGAAACTTAATGCCTGGCCCTGGATTAATACCAAATCCTGATCTTATACCTGGCAGTGAATTCCTTGCAGGTTTAGTTAATAATCCAGCATTAAGAGGTCTACCATCTTCTAGTTTACTTTCAAATCCATTTTCATTGGCTGCAGGTGGTCCTGGATTAATTCCTGGGTCCAGTTTTTTGCCTGGGAACCTAGGAGCTGGTATTCCCAATCCAAATATTCTACAAAAACATAAGTCCAAATCTCATAAGGACCATAAGTCCAGTACAACAATTGAATTAAATCCTCCTAAATTGGAACCTGTTAGACAGGAACAACCGAGAGAGCCACCTATACCAATACGATCCCCCACTCCCGAACCTGTCGAACCTCAGCTGAAACCTATACTGGCCTCAGAACCTATTGATATGCCTGCACCGGCACAAGTGCCACAAGAGAAAGTACATGAACAtccagaaaagaaaaaagataagtcacacaaaaaagataaaaaagataaagatgGTATCACAGTTAAAAAGAAGAAAGTAAAGAAggacaaaaataaagataagtcTGAAAAGAAACGTGTTAAGGAAGATAAAATCGAGATGaaagagataaaagaaaaaaagaaaaaaattaagtcTGGTGATGTTTTGGTCCCCAAACTGATATTAAAGCTGGGCTCATCAAACTCGAATTCACCTATGCCTCCTAGCTCGCCTGATGTatttaagttaaatataaaaccaGTAGTTAAGAAGGAGGAAGAAGAAAGCTCACCTATGAAAGATGAACCACTGTCTCGTGAACACACTCGCTCACCAGAACTTGCGCAAATATCCGCTCTCGTGACTAGGCCACCAAAGCGAAAACATTTGAAACAAAATCATATTACAGAAACTGAGACTCAGTCATTCTCACCTCCCACAGAAAGTTCTCCGCCGCGAAAAAATCGCCGTCCTTCTAGCCATTCCAAGTACAAGAGGATACTAATTAAGCCCTTATCAAAAAAAGAACACTTTGAGGATGATATGGCTTCAATGTCTGATGAACCGGCTGCTTCACAGCCTATTCCAACTACAGATAAGCCGATTGGGCCCCTTCCGACTCCTTATTACATGGACgaacatggaaataaaatttgGGTATGCCCGGCTTGTGGCAGACCCGATAATGGCTCGCCAATGATCGGTTGCGACGGTTGCGATGGATGGTACCACTTTGTATGCGTCGGTATAACGGAAGAGCCAGGCGCGTCGGAGGACTGGTTCTGCAAGTCGTGTCTCGCTAAGCACACTGCTATGGTGCTGACGGGAGTAACAACTTCTGGAAAGAAGCGGGGCAGGAAACCTAAACGGGAAAAAGTCAGAGACTGA